In a genomic window of Thermosynechococcus sp. CL-1:
- the psbZ gene encoding photosystem II reaction center protein PsbZ, with translation MTILFQLALAALVVLSFVMVVAVPVAYASPQDWDRSKQLIFLGSGLWIALVLVVGVLNFFVV, from the coding sequence ATGACGATTCTCTTTCAACTGGCTCTTGCTGCCCTTGTCGTCCTCTCCTTTGTGATGGTGGTGGCTGTGCCAGTGGCCTACGCCTCGCCCCAAGACTGGGATCGCTCAAAGCAGTTAATTTTCCTTGGCTCTGGGCTATGGATTGCCCTAGTGCTGGTGGTAGGCGTTCTCAACTTTTTTGTGGTTTAG